A stretch of DNA from Longimicrobium terrae:
GGCGGCGCTTCGGGCAGGGGAACGCGCGGGCGTTCGATGCGCAGGGCTGGGCCTACTACAGCGGCGAAGCGTTTGACCTGTTCTACCCCGGCTACGGCGACTCGTGGCCCAGCCTGACCGGCGCGGTGGGGATGACGTACGAGCAGGCCGGGCACGGCGCGGCGGGGCTGGCCATTCAGCAGGAGTCGGGTGATACGCTGACGCTGCACGACCGCGCCATGCACCACCGCACCAGCGGGCAGGCCACGCTGCGCACCGCCGCCTTCGGCAAGACGGCGCTGCTGACGGATTTTGCGCAGGGGCAGCGCTCGGCGGGGCAGGGCGAGGCGGACTTCCTGCTGGTTCCGGGGGATGATCCCACGCGCGTGGAGGCGCTGGTGGCGCACCTGCGGCGGCAGGGGATCGAGGTGGAGCGCGCGTCCAGCGGCTTCGGCGCGCGGGCGACGGCGTACCCCAGCTTTCCGTCGCGCGGCCAGTTTCCCGCGGGGACGTACCGCGTCCGCGCCCGGCAGCCGCGCGGCCGCCTGGCGGTGACGCTGCTGCAGCCGGAGACGGAGCTCAAGGCCGAGTATTCGTACGATGTCAGCGCCTGGTCGCTCCCGTACGCGTACGGCGTCGCGGCGTACCGGGCCGGTGCCGGCACGGGCTCGGGATGGACCCCGGTTCCCGCGCCGGCGGAGGGCGTGTCGACGGTGCGCGCGCAGCCGGGCGGCTACGGCTGGCTGGTGGCGCCGGGCGGCGCGGCGGGCGGGCCGGTCATCCGCTTCCTGGCGGCGGGCGGGCGCGCGAGCGTGGTGACGCGCGAGTCGACGTTCGGCGGGCGGCGCTGGCCGGCGGGAACGTGGTTCATCCCCGCGCGCGCCAACGACACGGTGCAGGCGCGTCTGACGCAGGCCGGGCTGGGCGGGCTGGCCGTTCCGGTCGCCTCGGGGATGGCGGAAAGCGGCATCGACCTGGGGAGCGAGAACGTGGCGAGGGCCAAGCTCCCGCGCGTGGCCGTGATTGGCGGAGAAGGTGTGGCCGCCACCTCGTTCGGCGGGCACTGGTTCTACCTGGAGCAGGAGCTGGGGCTGCCCTTTGACGCCGTACAGGCGCAGGAGCTGTCGTCGCTGGACCTGTCCTCGTACGACGTGCTGGTGCTGCCGGAAGCCTCGCCGCGCGCCCTGCGCGGCGCCGAGGACGCGCTCAAGGCGTGGATCCGCCGGGGCGGACGGCTGGTGGCGGTGGGCGAAGGTGCGGCGGTCGCGGCCGGGCTGGCGGAGATCAAGACCCGCGAGGCCGGCACGCCCGACAGCGCGCGCGGCGGTCCGTCGCGCTACCTGGCCGGCCGCGAGGAGCGGCAGCGGCAGGAGTGGCGGCAGGAGGTGCCGGGGACCATCCTTCCGCTGCGGCTGGACCCCGCGCACCCGCTGGCGTTCGGCGCCGGGCTGGACGGCCGCCCGGACGAGACGTTCGCGCTGCACACCGGCTCGCTGGTGTTCGAGCCGGCGGAGGACGTGGAGACGGTGGCGTACTTCCCGGAGCGGCTGACGCGCATTTCCGGCGTCATCAGCCCGGAAAACCTGCGGCGGCTGCAGCAGGGGTCGTGGGTGGTGAGCAAGCGGATGGGCAACGGCAGCGTCGTGCTGTTCGCGGACGATCCGCTCTTCCGCCTGTTCTGGCGCGCCACCAACCCCATCTACGTCAACGCGATCCTGCTGGGCCCCTGACCCACGGCGTTCCGGGATGATGACAGACGGCGCCCGTGCTCTCCGCAGCACGGGCGCCGTCGTCTTTTGGTCTGCTCCGATCGGCCGTCCCTGTGCTCATCGCCGGCCGCACAGCCGGTGGTTCGCCTGCACCTCGATCCGCAGTGCGGCAGCTACGAGGAACTGCCGTTTCACACGGAGGTCACTGAGGATGCACGGAGGGCACGGAGGAAGAACAACAGAAAGCCTCACGCAGAGCAGCAGAGCATCTCCCGCTCACCTGTTGAGACGTCGTCCGACCGCGCTGTTCAGCCCGCACATCGTGCGGAAACGGGACGCGTCTCCCGCCTGTCATCCTGAGCGAGCGGCGACGCCGTGCTCTCGGCTGCACCGTGCATGGCAGCGAGTCGAAGGATCTTGCCACATCGCCGGCCATGAGCGTCGCGACTTTGAGTCTGATCCGGTCCCCACCTGCCGGGTGCGCGGCACCTGCCGTGGCAAGATCCTTTGACTTTACGCCAGGCTACCGCTCATCGACCATCGGAGCGGCGCTTCGCTCAGGATGATGAACGCATCGCGAGCCAGTTTCTCGACCCGTTCTGGGCGAGCGCCGACGCCGCGCTGTCCTCGTCGCTCAACGCGCGTGGACATCGGTCATCCAACCCTTGTCCCAACCGCCGATCCCGATAACTTCGTGGACCGTTTTCCGGCCGCGCCCCGCACGCGGGCGCCGCCGGTTGCTTTCCTCCGGAATCGAGAATCATCGGATGATCCAGCGCTGACCGGGAAGGGATGCCTTCGGGTTCCCTTTCCCAACCCGAATTCTCCTGCACACCCGATCACGCATACCCGTCCGCCACGCGCGGCACGGGAGAAAACTGGACGTCCGCATGTCATCCGTACCACACACCCCCGTCGAACCCGACGAACTTCCGCGCCTGCGCACCGCCATCGGGCAGGCGCTGCGGGGCGCGCACACGCACGACTACACGCAGGGCCCCGTGGGCCGCGCCGTGCTGCTCCTGGCCATCCCCATGGTGCTGGAAGTGGCGCTGGAGAGCGTGTTTGCGCTCACCGACATCTTTTTTGTCTCCCGCCTAGGCGAGTCCGCCGTCGCCGCCGTCGGCCTCACCGAGTCCATGCTGGCGATGGTCTACGCGCTGGCGATGGGGCTGGGAATGGGCGCCGCCGCCGTGATCGCCCGCCGCGTGGGGGAGCGCGACGCGGAGGGCGCCGCGCGGACCGCGGTGCAGGCCGTGGCGCTGGCGGCGGTGATCTCCGTGGTTCTGGGGACGATCTCGTTCGTGCTCGCGCCGCGCCTGCTGGCGGTGATGGGCGCATCGCCGGAAGTGATCGCGGTCGGATCGACGTACGCGCGCATCATGCTGGGCGGGCAGGCGGCGGTAATCCTGCTCTTTGTGGTGAACGCCATCTTCCGCGGCGCGGGCGATCCGGCCATCGCCATGCGCGTGCTGTGGCTGGCCAACGCCATCAACATCGTGCTGGGGCCCATGCTGATCTTTGGCGTGGGGCCGTTTCCCCGGATGGGCGTGGCCGGCGCGGCCGTGGCCACCACCTTCGGGCGGTCGGTGGGCGCGGCGTTCGCGCTGTGGCGGCTTACGCGTCCCGGCGGGCACTTTCAGGTGCGTCGGCGACACCTGGTTCCCAACCCCGCCACCATGCGGCAGATCGTTCGCCTCTCCGGATCGACGACGCTGCAGGCGCTGATCGGCACGGCGGGCTGGATCGGGCTGGTGCGCATCGTGGCCACCTTTGGCGACACGGCCGTGGCGGCGTACACGGTCGCCATCCGCGTGGTGATCACCGCCATCCTCCCCAGTTGGGGCCTGAGCAACGCGGCGGCGACGATGGTGGGGCAGGCGCTGGGCGCGGGCAAGCCGGACCGCGCCGAACGCGCCGTGTGGACGGCCTGCCGCTACAACCTCGTGTTTCTGGCCGTGGTGGGCGCGATCTTCGTGGGATTCGCTCGTCCCATTGTGGGCGTATTCACCGAGGACGCGGAGGTCACGCGCATCGCCGTCATGGGGCTGCGCACGCTGGCGGCGGGATTTCCGCTGTACGCCTACGGGATGGTGCTGACGCAGTCTTTCAACGGGGCGGGGGATACGTGGACGCCCACGTGGATCAACCTGGCCATCTTCTGGGCGTTCGAGATCCCGCTGGCGTGGGTGCTCGCCGTAATGCTGGGAGTGGGCCCGTTCGGCGCGTTCTTGGCCGTGGCGATCGCGTTCTCGGCGCTCGCGGTGGTCAGCGCCATCGTCTTTCGCCGCGGAAGCTGGAAGACCAAGCGGGTGTGACGTGGCGCAATGCGCGCGGTGCGCGATTCGTCCGCGCCACGCGTGGTACTTCCTTGCTTTTTACCGGCCCAAGCCCTTGACCGGGGGCTTGGGCCGGTACAGTTTCCGGGAGTCCACCGCGTCCGCTTTCCGAGTGCCCGTGCATGCCGCGCTACTACTACGGAACCGTTCCGATCCTGGCCTGGATCATCAACCACTTTCTCTACGGCGGCGTGCATTACACGTGGCTGGCGGAGAGCTTTCACCCGCTCGCCACCAACCCCAAGTCCTCCAATCCGTACCTGATCTACGGCGATCTTTATCAGCCCTGGTTCTGGAGGGACCGGTTCGACCGCTTCATCCGGGAGTACCGCAGTAGCCTTCGGGCCGGAGTAAACGCCATGGAAAGCGCGGCGCGGATCGACAACATCACTGCCGCCCGGCTCAGACGCATCTGCGATGAGGCAAGCCTGGAGTTCTTCTACCCTGTCGTCTATAGGGTGGACGTGGACGGGATCGTGCCTGACCGGCGTGCAGTCGCCGGATCCGGCCTGGAAGGCTCTCGTGAGATCCTCGTTCCCGATCTGCGGGAACATGAGTTCGACGTGCTCTTTGCAGACCAGCGCACAGACGATCTGTTCGACGCGATGGTACGCCGGGAACTTGAGGGCGGGGGAACGCTGACACCCCGTGATGTGCTGGAAATCCTGGAACAAAGGAGTGCCGCATGAATGCATACTCGCCGTTGTGCATGGACGAGATGGCGCACCTGTATCAGCCGGGGAACGAAGGAGCGCTGGATGCCTGGGACCGCTTGACCGGCGCCTTTCACGTGCTTCTGCTGCTGCATTCACGCCGGTACCCGCGGCCGTTCGCATCCGAGGAGTACGCGCGATCCGCGATTCCCGAAGCGCTGAACGTCCTTCGCGGAACGGCGTTCTTTTCCCGCGCTCGTGCGAACGCGTGCGCGGTTGCCCGTCTGGTCGCGGAGGTGGCTGATGTCCGCAATCCCGGGGCTTCGTGGCGAGCCGACGAGATGATTGACGCCATGCTGGACGAGGACGCGGCCCTGCGTGCGTATCCCGAGCCTCCCCCGGTCCTCGTCACACGCAACTGAAGATACCCGGCAGGCGGGACAGGCGCGTTGAAGGGCTGAACGATTTTGACGTTTCGCAGGCGCGCCGGGCCTGGAAGTTGTTTCGCACCAGTCAGCCCCCGGGAGCGGAGAGCCGGCCGGACGCTCTGGCTTCCTTGGTGGGTGATGAGAAAAACGGCCCCGCGGTTCTTCCGTTGGGCCGTCTTCTGTGGTTTCCCATGCGGCACCTGGATCCAGATCCCGCCTCAGCCGGTCAGGTGGCCTGCGGGCACTTGATGGGCTTCACCACGCACGATTCGCCCCCGGACGCAGTGGGGACGCAGGTTTCCACGTAACACTTCAGTTCCTGCGCATACAGCAGAGACGAACCGCCCAGCGCGAGGGCCGCGAAGGCCAGGAGCAGGAGACGCGAGCGGAGAATGGCGGGCATGACGAGGCTCCGGTTTGCGGGTCTGGGCTCGCCGGGCAGGCGCCCGGCGCAAGCAGCTGCGATCAACGGGCGGGGCGAAACCGGTACAGGGAAACGGTTTCCCGTTCATCCGCGTCCATCTCGCGGCCCAGAAGCCAGTCTTCGCCGATCTCCAGCACGTGCATCCGGCCGGGGATGCGAATGGTGGCTGCCAGCGCGCCGTCCGGCCTGAACACCCACCACGTCGCGGGCTGGTCCCACTCACGCGGCAGGCGCGACTCGCCCACCCACAACCGCCCGGCGCGATCCACGTTCAGCGCGGCGTACGGGGGAAGCGCGTCCGGGTACGGGATCTCACCCGGCGGTGGGCCCTCACCATCCCGGCTGCTGCCGCTGGTCACCAGACGCTTCCAGTACTGGTTGATGTCCGCCGCAGCCACCCGCTTGCGATCAGCGGGGACGCGGAGCAGGTGACGGCTGGATCCATCCAGGCCGAACGCACGGATCGCGGCATCCTCTCCCGTCCCCACGTACAGATCATTTCCGGAGATCGCCATCACCGTGCGCCGGCCAAAGGGCAGCGACTGCAGCCGGAATCCGCGCCCGTCCGGGCTCACCGACGCGTACTGCTCGGTCGATGGCACCTCGGCGACCTGGCCGATGAGCGCGCCCGCCGGCGAGACGCGGAGAAGGGCAGACCGTTCGCGGCGCACCCCGGTCTTGAACTCCGCCGTATTGCTGGCCGCCGCGTCGCTGGCCAACAGCAGCGATCCGTCAGGATAGGCGCCCACCATGCGGGGAAAGGTGCCGACCGCTTCCGGCATCGGGACAGATGACAGAAACGTCCCGTCGCCGCCAAACCGGGAGATCCGCGACGCGAGCACATCCCACACAATGAGCGTGTCGCCGCGTGCCGATCCACGCGGGCGCGCGAAACTCGCCGGGGCCGTCGCCCTCGCGCCCCAGGTTGCGTACCGGCCTGCCCTCCGCGGTGAAGATGCGGACCTGGTGTGATCCCGCGTTGGCGATGGCGATGCTTCCGTCGCGCAGCCGGGTTCCCGCCATCACCCGGTGCAGGCTCTCCGCGCCGTCCTCCGCGCCGATCCGCATGACCGGATTCGCATCGAGCATCCACTGCGCCGCCTGGCCCGCGCCAGTCCCGCCGGACTCGGCCTTCTCCCCGCAGCCGGCAAAGAGGACGAGCGAGAGAGCGAGGAGAAACTCAGTCCGCATTCCGGCCATCATACGCTGTGGCCAAGCGGTTGGCGGTTTCTTCCATCACGCGCAGCGACTCGGGCGAGACGGAGTCGCGCGGATCGGCGCTCATCGCGGGAAATGGCCGCCTGCCGCTCTCGTACTCCGCCGCCAGACGCTCCGCGATCTCCATCAGCTTCTGCTGGTCCGCCGTCCGCGGTGAAGCTGTCAACGCGGGATTCCCATCCAGCGCGGCAACGGGCTTGTCTGTTTCGGGCGCAGCCACGGGTTGGCACGCCGCCAGAAGCAGCACGGTCGCCATCGGCAGAAGCAGGGATCTTCTCATCAAGTGTCCAGAATGAGGGTTGAGAACGCCGGGCCTACTGCATCTCGACGGTCGCGCAGTCCACGGGCGTACGCTCGCAGACGCTGCTCCCATCCGGATACTCCACGCACTTCTTGATGTAGCACTTCACCTGGGCGTGCGCGGGCGCGATTCCGATCGCGAACAGCACGCCGAGCACAACAGGGGTGATCAGAAGCGCGCGGCGGGACGTCATCGTGGCCACCGAAATTGCGGGGGTGAGTGACTAGCAACACAAAACGGCTGCTTAGGAGAATAGGAGTGCGCAACCGAAACATCAATACTGATAACTTGTGTTAAATCCGTTGAGGCGGAGTTCGAACGCGACTGGATGGAGACCCGCATGCAATTTCCCGTTCGGAGCGCTCGTCCATTGTGCTTGGGGGAGCGGAAAGGCTGACGTTTCGGCAGGTTGAACCCGGCATGGAAGTTGTCTTTCCACCCGTCAGCCCCCGGGAATGGAGAGGCCGGCTGCGCGCGGAAACGCGAGGCGGCGCTTCAGATCGCATCCGGTTCCCGGGATGAGACAAGCTGTTGACCCGCTTGAACATGGAAGATAGATGATCAACTTTGAACGCTTGACCGTCAAATCGGCAGAGGCCATTCAGGAGGCCTCCAACCAGGCGCGCAAGGCGGGGAACCCCACGATCGAGGATCTGCACCTGGTTTCCGCGCTGCTGGAGCAGGAAGAGGGCATCGTCGTCCCCATTCTGCA
This window harbors:
- a CDS encoding MATE family efflux transporter produces the protein MSSVPHTPVEPDELPRLRTAIGQALRGAHTHDYTQGPVGRAVLLLAIPMVLEVALESVFALTDIFFVSRLGESAVAAVGLTESMLAMVYALAMGLGMGAAAVIARRVGERDAEGAARTAVQAVALAAVISVVLGTISFVLAPRLLAVMGASPEVIAVGSTYARIMLGGQAAVILLFVVNAIFRGAGDPAIAMRVLWLANAINIVLGPMLIFGVGPFPRMGVAGAAVATTFGRSVGAAFALWRLTRPGGHFQVRRRHLVPNPATMRQIVRLSGSTTLQALIGTAGWIGLVRIVATFGDTAVAAYTVAIRVVITAILPSWGLSNAAATMVGQALGAGKPDRAERAVWTACRYNLVFLAVVGAIFVGFARPIVGVFTEDAEVTRIAVMGLRTLAAGFPLYAYGMVLTQSFNGAGDTWTPTWINLAIFWAFEIPLAWVLAVMLGVGPFGAFLAVAIAFSALAVVSAIVFRRGSWKTKRV
- a CDS encoding M14 metallopeptidase family protein, which produces MPRLSSRARLLPAAVVAALAAAHPLGAQGTPPSPEQVLGYPLGEHFTPYAGVQRYSQALAEASPLVDYRPYGRTPEGRELFQLVIASPRNLQNLPAILAANAELTRPETSAERARQVAASNPAVVYFSYGVHGNESSSSEAALWTAWDLARDAAEVRGVLDSLIVIIDPVTNPDGRDRYVNWFQSVVGAAPNVNPQAREHREPWPGGRFNHYLFDLNRDWSWATQPETKARLATWWQWNPQVHVDFHEMFYNSSYFFFPAAAPINPIYPEHILAWGRRFGQGNARAFDAQGWAYYSGEAFDLFYPGYGDSWPSLTGAVGMTYEQAGHGAAGLAIQQESGDTLTLHDRAMHHRTSGQATLRTAAFGKTALLTDFAQGQRSAGQGEADFLLVPGDDPTRVEALVAHLRRQGIEVERASSGFGARATAYPSFPSRGQFPAGTYRVRARQPRGRLAVTLLQPETELKAEYSYDVSAWSLPYAYGVAAYRAGAGTGSGWTPVPAPAEGVSTVRAQPGGYGWLVAPGGAAGGPVIRFLAAGGRASVVTRESTFGGRRWPAGTWFIPARANDTVQARLTQAGLGGLAVPVASGMAESGIDLGSENVARAKLPRVAVIGGEGVAATSFGGHWFYLEQELGLPFDAVQAQELSSLDLSSYDVLVLPEASPRALRGAEDALKAWIRRGGRLVAVGEGAAVAAGLAEIKTREAGTPDSARGGPSRYLAGREERQRQEWRQEVPGTILPLRLDPAHPLAFGAGLDGRPDETFALHTGSLVFEPAEDVETVAYFPERLTRISGVISPENLRRLQQGSWVVSKRMGNGSVVLFADDPLFRLFWRATNPIYVNAILLGP